A stretch of DNA from Streptomyces gobiensis:
CATCCCGGAGCGGATCGTGCACGCCCGGGGTGCCGGCGCGTACGGGAAGTTCACCGTGACCGCCGATGTCACCCAGTACACCCGGGCGAAGTTCCTCTCCGAGGTCGGCAAGGAGACCGAGACTTTCCTGCGCTTCTCCACTGTCGCGGGCAACCTCGGTGCGGCGGACGCGGTGCGTGACCCGCGTGGCTTCGCGCTGAAGTTCTACACCGAGGAGGGCAACTACGACCTCGTCGGCAACAACACGCCGGTGTTCTTCATCAAGGACGCCATCAAGTTCCCCGACTTCATCCACACCCAGAAGCGCGACCCGTACACCGGCTCGCAGGGGGCGGACAACGTCTGGGACTTCTGGGGCCTGTCGCCCGAGTCCACCCACCAGGTGACCTGGCTCTTCGGTGACCGTGGCATCCCGGCCTCGTACCGCCATATGAACGGCTACGGTTCCCACACCTTCCAGTGGAACAACGCGGCCGGTGAGGTCTTCTGGGTCAAGTACCACTTCAAGACCGACCAGGGCATCAAGACCCTCACCCAGGAAGAGGCTGACGTCCTGGCGGGCAAGGACCCGGACAGCCACCAGCGCGACCTGCGGGAGTCCATCGAGCGTGGTGACTTCCCGACCTGGACCGTGCAGGTGCAGATCATGCCGGCGGCCGAGGCGGCCAACTACCGCTTCAACCCCTTCGACCTGACCAAGGTCTGGCCGCACGAGGACTACCCGCCGATCGAGATCGGCAAGCTGGAGCTCAACCGCAATCCGGAGAACATCTTCGCCGAGGTCGAGCAGTCGATCTTCTCCCCGCACCACTTTGTGCCGGGTATCGGTCCGTCTCCGGACAAGATGCTCCAGGGCCGTCTCTTCGCCTACGGCGACGCCCACCGCTACCGCGTCGGCATCAACGCCGACCATCTGCCCGTCAACCGTCCGCACGCCACCGAGGCCCGTACGCACGGCCGGGACGGCGTGATGTACGACGGGCGCCACGGCCGTACGAAGAACTACGAGCCGAACAGCTTCGGCGGGCCCTTCCAGACCGACAAGCCGCTCTGGGAGCCGACGACGACCACCGGCATCACCGCCGATCTCCCGGCTCCCTCGCACGCCGAGGACGACGACTTCGTCCAGGCGGGCAACCTCTACCGGCTGATGTCGGAGGACGAGAAGGAGCGCCTGATCAACAACCTCGCGGGCTTTATCTCCAAGGTCTCGCGGGATGACATCGCCCAGCGGGCCATCGAGAACTTCCGCAAGGCGGATGAGGACTACGGCAAGCGGCTGGAAGCCGCGGTCCAGGCTCTGCTCGGCTAAGCCACAGCCACTGGTGGAGTGGCTGCTCAGACCGCGGCAAGCGGTTGAAGAACCGCGGTCCAGGCCCTGCGCGGTTGATCGAGTGCTTGCCGCTTAGCCCGGAGGGGCCGGAAGCCAAGGGGCTCCGGCCCCTCCGGCGCATCCCAGTGCCAACCGCCTATGTTGTGGGCACTCGGGCCTCCCCCAGGCTTCGTCCGGGGGGACCCCCAGAGGGGCGTGGGGGCACCTCCCAGCGTTAGCTGGGGGAGGGTGGGCACAACGCCGCCCACCGGACCGCACCGGCCCCCAGGGGCCCGGGGCGAAGCCCCGCGCCTACGCGGGGACCGGCTCTGCGGGCTCCTCCCGGTTCCCCATCCAGCACCGCACGATGTCGCGGACCGAGACAATCCCGACCGGTTCACGGTCGCCCAGAACTATCAAGTGGCGAAAGCCGCCGCGGGTCATCGCCGCGGCCGCTTCGTCCAGCGTCCAGTCGGGTGCGGCGAAGACCACATCCGTCGTGGTGTGGGCATGGGCACTCTCCTGGTCAGGGTTCTGCCCGGCGCCCAGAGAGTTGAGGATGTCGCGCTCGGTCAGAATGCCGAGGCCGCTGTCGTCCGGATCAAGGACGACCGCCGCGCCGACCCGGCGGGCGGCCATCAGCTGAGCGGCCTGGCGGAGCGTATGAGCCGGGCCGATGGTGAGAACCACGGTACTCATGGCGTCGCGGACGAGGATGGGCATGATCGCGTGCCACCTCCTTGGCGGAATGGCGGGCAACGGCGGGGTCCGCTTGAGAGTGAATTCACAACCTCACAAGCGGGCGAGCCTTTATGTTCACACGCGACCGGGGGCACAACAAGGGGCCCGTCGGGGCTACCCGCGTAGGTAGTCCAGCAGCTCCTCGTGCAGCAGACCGTTCGACGCCGCCGCGTCCCCGCTGTGCGGCCCCTCACGTCCGTCGAGGCCGGTGAAGGTGCCACCCGACTCCTGCACGATCACCGCGTTCGCGGCCATGTCCCACAGCGACAGCTCCGGCTCCGCACACATGTCCACCGATCCCTCGGCGACCATCATGTACGGCCAGAAGTCGCCGTAGGCCCGGGTGCGCCAGCAGTCCCGGGTCAGCTCCAGAAAGCCGCCCAGCTTGCCGCGCTCCTCCCAGCCGGTCAGTGAGGAGTACGCGAAGGACGCGTCCTGGATCCGCCCGACCCGCGACACGTGCATCCGGGTCGCCGAGGACAGACTGCGCCCGGTGAAGGCGCCGCTGCCCTTCGCGGCCCACCAGCGGCGGTTCAGCGCGGGCGCCGATACGACCCCGACCACCGGCCGGTCGCCGCCCTCGCACCGATCCATCAGGGCGATCAGCGTGGCCCACACCGGCACCCCGCGCACATAGTTCTTGGTGCCGTCGATGGGGTCGATGACCCAGCGCCGTGGGCCGCTGCCCTCCATGCCGTATTCCTCGCCCAGCACGGCATCGCGTGGCCGCGCACGCTGCAGCTGGCTGCGGATCAGCTCCTCGGCGGCCTTGTCAGCCTCGCTGACCGGCGTCATATCGGGTTTGGTCTCGACCTTGAGGTCGAGCGCCTTGAATCGCTCCATGGTTGTGGCGTCGGCGGCGTCGGCCAGCACATGGGCTAGACGCAGATCATCGTGGTAGTCCGGCATGAGCGAACAGTATCCAGTGCGTACAAGCCGGGCCACTGGGCCATACCTAGGTGGGTGTGTCCTAGGTCTGTCCGGGGAGTGTCTTGACACCAAGTGGCGGCACGTCAATTCTGTGCCGCAGGGCCGCTGTCGGGCTCGGGAGGGAAATATGCCCACTGCGCGTGAGTCCCTGCTGACCGCTGCCCAGACCGCTCTCGACGGCAGGCCGTGGACCACCGTCCGTATGGTCGATGTGGCCGCCCTGGCCGGAGTCTCGCGGCAGACCCTCTACAACGAGTTCGGCTCCAAGGAGGGCCTTGGCGCCGCGCTGGTCAGGCGCCGGGTCGAGATCTTTGTGGAGGGCGCGGCCGAGGCCACTTCGACCGCGCGCCGCGATGGCGCCGACCCCTCGGTGTGCTGTGCGTCGGCCGCCGTGTGGATGCTGCACCGGGCTCGTGAAGAACCACTCGTCCGGGCCGCCCTCACCGGCTGCTGGAGCTCCCGGCTGCCGCTGCCCGACGGACCGCCGGAGCGGCTGCTGGAGCGGCTGTGTGACCGTATGGTCCTCGCGCTGGCGGGAGAGGGGCTGCGGATACGCCGGGCCTGTGAGTCGGGGCTGCGGCTCGCGCTCTCCTACGTTGTCGCACCACCCGCCGAGCCGGAGGCGGCCGCACGGGTGGCCGACGCGGTCAGCGCACTGCTGGAGCGGCCCGCCCCGGCGGCGGGCTGAGCCGGTCGGTCAGTCACCCTCGCGGCGCTCCCGTGTCGACAGCAGACGGCGCAGTGAATACAGCCGCGCCGGGTCGGCGTGGCCCTCGGCGACCCAGGCGTCCAGGGCGCAGTCCGGCTCGTCGTGGCTGCAGGCGCGCGGGCAGCCTTCGGTGCCCGGCTCCAGATCGGGGAAGGCCTGGATGACGCGGGAGGGGTCCACATGGTTCAGCCCGAAGGAGCGCAGCCCCGGGGTGTCGATGACCCAGCCTTCCATGTCCGGCAGTGGCAGCGCGAGCGCCGAGGTGGTGGTGTGGCGGCCGCGCCCGGTGATCACATTGACCTCCCCGGTGGCCCGCTGGCGCTCCGGGACCAGATTGTTGACCAGAGTGGTCTTGCCCACCCCGGAGTGCCCGATGAAGGCAGTGATCCGGCCGGTCAGCAGCGCCCGTACCTCATCCGTGGGCTCCTCGCGGTTGACGGCCACGGCCCGGACCCCCAGCGGCTCGTAGCTGGCCAGCAGCGATTCGGCCGGTGCCAGGTCGGACTTGGTGAGCACAAGCAGCGGCTCCAGGCCCGCGTCATAGGCGGCCACCAGGCAGCGGTCGATCAGCCGGGGCCGTGGCTCCGGATCGGCGAGCGCGGTGACGATCGCCAGCTGATCGGCGTTGGCGACGACAACTCGCTCAAAAGGGTCGTCGTCATCGGCCGTACGCCGTAGCACGGAGACCCGCTTCTCGACCCGGACGATCCGCGCCAGAGTGTCCTTCTCCCCGGACAGATCGCCGACGACCGCGACCCGGTCACCGACCACCACGCCCTTACGCCCCAGCTCCCGGGCCTTCATCGCGGTGATGGTGCGGTCTTCCACCAGACAGGTGATCCGCCCCCGGTCGACGGTCAGGACGAAGCCCTCGGCGGCGTCCTCGTGCTTGGGGCGGATGTGGGTACGCGGACGGCTGCCCCTGCGGCCCGGGCGGACCCGGATGTCGTCCTCATCCGTGTGCTTGCCGTAGCGACGCATGGCGCGAGCCCTCTCAGGCTCTCTCACCGAGCATGCCGTGCCAGAGTTCGGGGAAGTCCGGCAGGGTCTTGGCGGTGGTGGCGATGTTCTCCACCGCGACATCCGGGACCGTCAGGCCCAGCAGCGCCCCGGCGGTGGCCAGCCGGTGGTCCTCGTAGGTATGGAAGGTGCCGCCGTGCAGCGTGCGGGGGCGGATCAGCAGCCCGTCGGCGGTCTCGGTGACATCGCCGCCGAGGCCGTTGATCTCCTTGGTGAGCGCCGCCAGCCGGTCCGTCTCATGCAGCCGCAGATGTGCCACGCCCCGCAGTACCGACTCGGAGTCGGCCAGCGCCGCGACCGCCGCGATGCCCGGGGTCAGCTCACCCACATCGCTGAGGTCCACGTCGATGCCCTGGACCTTGCCGGTGCCGGTGAAGGTCAGCCCACGCTCGTCCAGCTCACAGCTGCCGCCCATGGCGGTGAAGATCTCCCGCAGCGCGTCCCCGGGCTGGGTGGTGTGCGCGGGCCAGTCCGGGATGGTGACCCGGCCGCCGGTGATGAGCGCGGCGGCGAGGAAGGGCTGCGCGTTGGAGAGATCCGGCTCCACCACGAGATCACGGCCGAGCAGCGCGCCCGCGGTGACCCGCCACACATTGGGCTCGCCCCCCGACTCCGGGGTGTCCACCTGGGCGCCGGCGGCGCGCAGCATGTCCACCGTCATCCGGATATGCGGCATCGACGGCAGGACGCCCCCGGTGTGCCGCACCTCGACGCCCTGGTTGAAGCGCGGGCCGGAGAGCAGCAGGGCGCTGACGAACTGGCTGGAGGAGGAGGCGTCGATCTCCACCGGGCCGCCGGTGAGTGAGCCACCACCGTGCACGGTCATCGGAAGCGCGCCGCGTCCGTCGTCATCGACCCGGGCGCCGAGCGCGCGCAACGCGTCAATGACGCCATGCAAAGGACGCTCATACGAGCGGGGGTCGCCGTCAAAGCGAATGGGTCCGTCAGCCAATGCGGCGACGGGCGGCAGGAAGCGCATCACGGTGCCCGCGTTGCCGACATCGACCGTGGCCGGGCCGTGCAGCCCGGCGGGGATGACCCGCCAGGCGTCGCCGCCGAGGCCGGGATCGACCACCGCGGCGGAGCTGCTGTTGGGCAGGGCCTCGATGCCGACCCCGAGCGTGCGCAGCGCCTCGGTCATCAGCAGGGTGTCGCGGGAGCGCAGTGGGCGGCGGATCCAGCCGGGCTCGGCGGCGAGTGCGGCGAGGACAAGTGCGCGGTTGGTGACCGACTTCGATCCGGGCACGGTGACGGTCGCGTCGACGGGGCCGGAGGCGAGCGGCGCGGGCCAGAGAGCGGTGTTGTCGGTCATGGCCTTTACTTTAGTGGCTCGCCCGGGGTGAGCTTCTTGATCAAAAGAGCGGAAACCGGACTGAAACAGATCGCTGCTAACGGGCGAGCAGCCAACGGCCGCCGCCGATCAGTGAACAGAGCGCGACGGTGTGAAAGAACAACAGCCAGGCGCCCGCGGGCACATTGGTGAGCCGGTGGAGCTGATCGGCGTCCGAGTCCGGCGCCCCACCCCGGCGCCGCTTGCCCTGCAGCTCAAACACGGGACGTACGCCCCCGAGCAGCAGAAACCAGACCACGCCATAGGCGAAAGCCGCCTGGACCTCCGGACCGGTCAGCCAGGAGACCAGGAAGAACGCGGCCCCGGTAAGAACGACGGTCAGTGCCCCATACGCATTACGGATCATCACCAGCATCGCCAGCAGCAGCGCCGTGGCTCCCCACAGCGGCAGGGTGATGTGCCCCGCGACCAGCAGCCACGCCCCACCCAGCCCCAGCAGGGAGGGCGCCGTGTACCCGGCGGCGGCCGTCAGCACCATGCCGATCCCCGTCGGCTTACCCCGCGAAACGGTCAGCCCGGAGGTATCCGAATGCAGCCGTATCCCCTGGAGCCGCCGCCCGGTCAGCAACGCGATCAGCCCATGCCCGCCCTCGTGCGCGATGGTCACCGCGTTCCGGGTGATCCGCCAGGACGGCCGGGCGCCCACCACGGCGAGCGCCACCAGCCCGGTCGCGATGACCAGCCACAGCTCCGGATCCGGCTGCGTCCCGAGAACGCGGTCCCATATGTCGGCTATCTTCTCAGCGTTCATGGCTCCCCTTGCTCCCCCTGCCCCGACACAGACGGCCTTGAGCCTAAGCGCCGAGGAAGGCTGCCGGGGAATGACGCCCGCGGTCGCCGTACGGCTCCTTCCGTGGCCGGATGGTTACGAGATCGCTCCCGTTGCACGTACAACCTTTTTCGATGGTGACGAGCGTCACTGGGCTGTTTGGGAACCGATCACGGATGTCCGTTTTCGGGCCTGGCCGTTTCGGTGACCTTGGGCATACGTTCTGCCGTCAACTGTCCTTACGGGATCTTCTATGTGTCTGAGGTGTGGTTCGTGGCGGGGGGCTTTGCCGTCGAGGGGCCGGGGCTGCCGGGGCCTCCATGGGCGTCGACGCGGAGATTGGCGGTCGCTGTCACGGTGCTGTTGGGGGTTTGCATCGTGGCGGATGTGTTCGCGATCTTCGCCGCGTCCCAGGTGCATATGGTGATGAGCGATGTGCATGCGGGTCGGTGGGATGCGGTCACCGACGAGCGGCTGGAGCAGGCGGACATTCTCTATGTGGTGGCGAGCTGGGCGCAGATGACGGCGTTGGCAGCCGCCGGGGTTGTCTTTCTGAAATGGTTCCACCGGTCCCGGGTCAACGCGGAGATATTCGATCCGGAGGGTCACCGGATGAAGCGTGGCTGGGCTATTGGCGGTTGGTTCGTGCCGGTAGTGAACCTGTGGTTCCCGAAGAAGATCGCCAATGACATCTGGGATGCCAGCACGCCTCCCGGTCCGGACGGTACGGTGCGACCTCGCGTGTCGGTGGGGCTGCTCAACGGATGGTGGGCACTGTGGATTGCCGGACTCGTTTTCGGGCGGGCAGCTTCCCAGCGATACAAGAAGGCCGAGGATGCCCACGAGATCATAGGGGCGGTGAACACCTGGCTTATCGCGGACGGGGTTGGGATCCTTGCGGCGGCGTTCGCCATCGGCTTCGTTCTCAAGCTCACCGCCATGCAGACGGAACGGGCCGCCCACCACTTCGGACACGCCCACGCGTCTGCTTCACCAGTAGTCGGCGCTGGCTCCAACTGAGGTTCAGGGTGGGCGAGGGTTCCGCACCTTTGCGCCTGCGAGGGTCCTATGCGGGGTGAGGTGTGAACTCGACGTGGGTTTCTTCGGGGTCGATGGACAGGTCTAGTTTGGCGTCCAGGGCTTCGGCGAGTGTTCTGAGCAGGCGCAGTGTCGGTACGGTGGCTCCGCCTTCGATGTGTTCGATGTCGGCGGTGTTCATATCGGCACGCCGAGCGAGCTCACCTCGGTCAATGCCGAGTTCGATACGTCGGTCGTAAACGGCCTGCCCGAGTGCGATGGCGGCCCCGGCTTCGATGTAGGTGAGGCTTTCCCGGTGGTCGTCCGGGATGCGCCAAGTGGTGTGGTACCCCTTGCTCATGGCTGCTCCTCGAACGTGCGGTGATAGGTCTCGTGGGCTGGCGGGTGTTCCGACTCGCACTCTTTCTGTTTCCGGACGGCCTGCTGGAGCTGTGCTTCTTCGCGCATACGGGTGTCGTGGAAGACCGTGAGCAATACGATGCGGCGATCGGGTGCCAGCCAGTACGGGATGCGTACGGTATCGGTCCCCAGGACGAAGCGGAGTTCCCGCAAGGAACCGCCGAGGTGCCGTGAGAACGGTTCACCGAGGGTGGTGGGCTGGGCGGCCAAGTGGTCGGCTTGGCGTTCCGCTGTTCGGTAGAGCGTTCGAGGCAGGGTGCCCAGCCACTCCGCCACATCCGGTTCGAGTTCGATCTCCCAGCGGTCGGTCATGTTTGAGAGCGTAGGGATCTTAGGCAAGCGGAGCCCGGTGGTGAGGGGGTGGTTCCACCTTGAGGGTGATGCGCTGCTCGCTGTGCTCGGCCGTCTGCGGGAACTGACGCCGTTCGGTCAGGCTCGGGGGAGCGGATTCAGGGTGCCGTGGCGGGCGGCGGTGATGAGGGCGGTGAGGGCGGTGGGGGTGGTGGTGAGGATTTGGTCGGGGTGTTCGGTTTCGCGTAGGTGTGGGGTGCCGGTTTCGTCGTAGCCGAGTTGGAGGCAGGCGTTGCCGCCACCGCCGCAGAACGGTTCCTGCCAGGTGATCTCGGACATCGATAACCTCTCAGAGAGTGCGGGCGATGTTGTGGATGAAGTCTCTGGACGCCTTTTCGTCGAGCGATGCCTTCTCCATGCCGTCCAGTAGCTGGCGGTAGTTGGCAAGTTGCATCTGGGCGTCGATGAAGATGGAGCCGTATGAGGTGTCCAGCTGGACGGTGTCGAGCTGGGGCACGGTGCCCTGGGCATACAGCACCGTCTGTCCGGCACCCGGGAAGCCTCCGGCGGAGAAGGGAACCACGCGCAAGGTGATGTGCTCGCGCTCGCCCATCTCCAGCAGGTGCTTGAGCTGGTCCAGGGCGGTGTCGCGGCCGCCGAACCGCATACGCAGTGCGGCCTCATGGATGAGTGCCTCGTACGCCGGTGGGTTTTCCCGGTCGAGGAGGGTGCTGCGTTTCGCGCGGTGAGCGACACGGAGGTCGATCTCATCCGGTGGAAGTTCGGGGATGACGATGTCGAACACGGCTCGTGCGTGCGCCTCGGTCTGCAGCAGGCCGGGAATGTGCGAGGTCAGCGCATTGCGCAGGCGAACTGCGTGCCATTCGAGTTCCGCGATGTCCAGGAAGAACGCGGGCAGTTCGCCGCGGTACTCCTCCCACCAGCCTTTGCTGTGGTCCTGGGCGAGGTCGGCCAGAGCGTCGATGAGCGCAGTGTCCGGGCATTTGTAGTTGCAGGCGAGTGTGCGCACGCGGGCGGGACTGATGCCGAAGCGGCCTGCTTCGGTGTTGGAGATCCGGGTCCGGTCGACACCGAGCAGCGCGGCGGCCTCCGTCGCGGACAGGCCTGCCTGCTCGCGCAACTGGCGCAGTGCGGCGCCCAGTCTGCGCTGGCGGATCGTTGGGTTGCTCCGCGGTGGCATACGTCCCCTCCTTGCGACTGCTGCTTAGTCTGCCGACGGCGGCTGACTAGATCCACCGAGTAGCACAGGGAATCCGGCGAAGAGGTAGCACACGGGTTCCGGAATCCACTACCGTCAGTGCTGTAAGTCTCACGCACGGCGTTGCCGGATGTGTGCTGCGCGAGCATGCCCGACCGCTCCCTGGGGGCGGGTGTGCCCGCGTCCAGGGAGGCAGGGCACGAGCGCCCGCCGCGCGAGGACTCCAACACCACTGAAACGGAATGGAGTTACCGCGCATGACTACTACTCTACGTCCGCCCGTCGAGGACGTCGCCTATTCGTTCGGGCTGCCCGGCGGCGCGCTCTGCGTGCCGGTTGTGCAGCATGCCGTCTCCGCCCTGCTGGGGCGGCATGGGCTGGCCTGCATGGCGGGGTTCGCCGGGTGGGCTACCGGGGAGCTCCTGGGGGCCGCGTGTCAGCAGGGCCCGGACCAGCGGGTCAGCTTCTACGTGCGGTGGCGCTTCGGGGCGTTGCGGCTGACCGCTTTTGATCAGCACGCTGCCGGGGAGGCCTCGCGGCGTGGGCGGCTGGTGCGGCTGGACGCCGGTGTAC
This window harbors:
- a CDS encoding type II toxin-antitoxin system RelE/ParE family toxin, encoding MTDRWEIELEPDVAEWLGTLPRTLYRTAERQADHLAAQPTTLGEPFSRHLGGSLRELRFVLGTDTVRIPYWLAPDRRIVLLTVFHDTRMREEAQLQQAVRKQKECESEHPPAHETYHRTFEEQP
- the hisN gene encoding histidinol-phosphatase — translated: MPDYHDDLRLAHVLADAADATTMERFKALDLKVETKPDMTPVSEADKAAEELIRSQLQRARPRDAVLGEEYGMEGSGPRRWVIDPIDGTKNYVRGVPVWATLIALMDRCEGGDRPVVGVVSAPALNRRWWAAKGSGAFTGRSLSSATRMHVSRVGRIQDASFAYSSLTGWEERGKLGGFLELTRDCWRTRAYGDFWPYMMVAEGSVDMCAEPELSLWDMAANAVIVQESGGTFTGLDGREGPHSGDAAASNGLLHEELLDYLRG
- a CDS encoding helix-turn-helix domain-containing protein, giving the protein MPPRSNPTIRQRRLGAALRQLREQAGLSATEAAALLGVDRTRISNTEAGRFGISPARVRTLACNYKCPDTALIDALADLAQDHSKGWWEEYRGELPAFFLDIAELEWHAVRLRNALTSHIPGLLQTEAHARAVFDIVIPELPPDEIDLRVAHRAKRSTLLDRENPPAYEALIHEAALRMRFGGRDTALDQLKHLLEMGEREHITLRVVPFSAGGFPGAGQTVLYAQGTVPQLDTVQLDTSYGSIFIDAQMQLANYRQLLDGMEKASLDEKASRDFIHNIARTL
- the rsgA gene encoding ribosome small subunit-dependent GTPase A: MRRYGKHTDEDDIRVRPGRRGSRPRTHIRPKHEDAAEGFVLTVDRGRITCLVEDRTITAMKARELGRKGVVVGDRVAVVGDLSGEKDTLARIVRVEKRVSVLRRTADDDDPFERVVVANADQLAIVTALADPEPRPRLIDRCLVAAYDAGLEPLLVLTKSDLAPAESLLASYEPLGVRAVAVNREEPTDEVRALLTGRITAFIGHSGVGKTTLVNNLVPERQRATGEVNVITGRGRHTTTSALALPLPDMEGWVIDTPGLRSFGLNHVDPSRVIQAFPDLEPGTEGCPRACSHDEPDCALDAWVAEGHADPARLYSLRRLLSTRERREGD
- a CDS encoding DUF4328 domain-containing protein; the protein is MFAIFAASQVHMVMSDVHAGRWDAVTDERLEQADILYVVASWAQMTALAAAGVVFLKWFHRSRVNAEIFDPEGHRMKRGWAIGGWFVPVVNLWFPKKIANDIWDASTPPGPDGTVRPRVSVGLLNGWWALWIAGLVFGRAASQRYKKAEDAHEIIGAVNTWLIADGVGILAAAFAIGFVLKLTAMQTERAAHHFGHAHASASPVVGAGSN
- a CDS encoding M50 family metallopeptidase, translated to MNAEKIADIWDRVLGTQPDPELWLVIATGLVALAVVGARPSWRITRNAVTIAHEGGHGLIALLTGRRLQGIRLHSDTSGLTVSRGKPTGIGMVLTAAAGYTAPSLLGLGGAWLLVAGHITLPLWGATALLLAMLVMIRNAYGALTVVLTGAAFFLVSWLTGPEVQAAFAYGVVWFLLLGGVRPVFELQGKRRRGGAPDSDADQLHRLTNVPAGAWLLFFHTVALCSLIGGGRWLLAR
- a CDS encoding helix-turn-helix domain-containing protein, producing MSKGYHTTWRIPDDHRESLTYIEAGAAIALGQAVYDRRIELGIDRGELARRADMNTADIEHIEGGATVPTLRLLRTLAEALDAKLDLSIDPEETHVEFTPHPA
- the aroA gene encoding 3-phosphoshikimate 1-carboxyvinyltransferase is translated as MTDNTALWPAPLASGPVDATVTVPGSKSVTNRALVLAALAAEPGWIRRPLRSRDTLLMTEALRTLGVGIEALPNSSSAAVVDPGLGGDAWRVIPAGLHGPATVDVGNAGTVMRFLPPVAALADGPIRFDGDPRSYERPLHGVIDALRALGARVDDDGRGALPMTVHGGGSLTGGPVEIDASSSSQFVSALLLSGPRFNQGVEVRHTGGVLPSMPHIRMTVDMLRAAGAQVDTPESGGEPNVWRVTAGALLGRDLVVEPDLSNAQPFLAAALITGGRVTIPDWPAHTTQPGDALREIFTAMGGSCELDERGLTFTGTGKVQGIDVDLSDVGELTPGIAAVAALADSESVLRGVAHLRLHETDRLAALTKEINGLGGDVTETADGLLIRPRTLHGGTFHTYEDHRLATAGALLGLTVPDVAVENIATTAKTLPDFPELWHGMLGERA
- a CDS encoding catalase, whose product is MTAQSETTGPLTTEAGAPVADNQNSQTAGVGGPVLVQDQLLLEKLAHFNRERIPERIVHARGAGAYGKFTVTADVTQYTRAKFLSEVGKETETFLRFSTVAGNLGAADAVRDPRGFALKFYTEEGNYDLVGNNTPVFFIKDAIKFPDFIHTQKRDPYTGSQGADNVWDFWGLSPESTHQVTWLFGDRGIPASYRHMNGYGSHTFQWNNAAGEVFWVKYHFKTDQGIKTLTQEEADVLAGKDPDSHQRDLRESIERGDFPTWTVQVQIMPAAEAANYRFNPFDLTKVWPHEDYPPIEIGKLELNRNPENIFAEVEQSIFSPHHFVPGIGPSPDKMLQGRLFAYGDAHRYRVGINADHLPVNRPHATEARTHGRDGVMYDGRHGRTKNYEPNSFGGPFQTDKPLWEPTTTTGITADLPAPSHAEDDDFVQAGNLYRLMSEDEKERLINNLAGFISKVSRDDIAQRAIENFRKADEDYGKRLEAAVQALLG
- a CDS encoding cyclic nucleotide-binding/CBS domain-containing protein is translated as MLVRDAMSTVVLTIGPAHTLRQAAQLMAARRVGAAVVLDPDDSGLGILTERDILNSLGAGQNPDQESAHAHTTTDVVFAAPDWTLDEAAAAMTRGGFRHLIVLGDREPVGIVSVRDIVRCWMGNREEPAEPVPA
- a CDS encoding TetR/AcrR family transcriptional regulator gives rise to the protein MPTARESLLTAAQTALDGRPWTTVRMVDVAALAGVSRQTLYNEFGSKEGLGAALVRRRVEIFVEGAAEATSTARRDGADPSVCCASAAVWMLHRAREEPLVRAALTGCWSSRLPLPDGPPERLLERLCDRMVLALAGEGLRIRRACESGLRLALSYVVAPPAEPEAAARVADAVSALLERPAPAAG
- a CDS encoding DUF397 domain-containing protein, with the translated sequence MSEITWQEPFCGGGGNACLQLGYDETGTPHLRETEHPDQILTTTPTALTALITAARHGTLNPLPRA